From the Lysobacterales bacterium genome, one window contains:
- a CDS encoding ClpXP protease specificity-enhancing factor — translation MTSNRPYLVRAMYDWICDNGLTPYLLVDARQNGVRVPTHAVKDGQIVLNVAVRAVSDLELGNDRIRFNARFGGVSQHVDVPMPAVLAIYAQENGQGMMFPVEAEGEAPTPPEKPAEPEKPARKGPGLRIVK, via the coding sequence ATGACGTCGAATCGCCCCTACCTGGTACGTGCGATGTACGACTGGATTTGCGATAACGGACTGACCCCCTACTTGCTGGTCGATGCCCGCCAGAATGGTGTGCGCGTGCCGACCCATGCCGTGAAGGATGGCCAGATCGTGCTCAACGTAGCCGTACGGGCGGTGTCCGATCTGGAACTGGGCAACGATCGCATCCGCTTCAACGCACGCTTCGGTGGGGTCAGCCAGCACGTTGATGTGCCGATGCCGGCGGTGCTGGCGATCTATGCTCAGGAGAACGGGCAGGGCATGATGTTTCCGGTCGAGGCTGAAGGCGAAGCGCCCACCCCTCCGGAGAAGCCGGCCGAACCCGAGAAGCCGGCGCGGAAGGGGCCGGGGCTGCGCATCGTGAAATAG
- a CDS encoding glutathione S-transferase N-terminal domain-containing protein, whose translation MTLFSGRDDIDSHRVRLVLAAKAVGYDLVVVDPAKPPEDLIELNPYNSVPTLADRELSLYDVDVICEYLDERYPHPPLLPVDPLSRARVRLAVRRIERDWLSQVEAIQTGSKAVAEAARKRLREGLVATLPAFKASKFFLNPEMSLADCALAPLIWRLPSLSVQLPKEAQVIIDYGERIFRNPAFTRSMTDTEKQLRP comes from the coding sequence CTGACTCTGTTCTCAGGGCGCGACGATATCGACAGTCATCGCGTCCGGCTTGTGCTGGCGGCCAAGGCGGTCGGTTATGACCTGGTGGTCGTCGATCCTGCAAAACCCCCCGAGGACCTGATCGAACTCAATCCTTACAACAGCGTGCCGACCCTGGCCGACCGCGAATTGTCGCTGTACGACGTCGACGTGATCTGCGAGTACCTCGACGAGCGCTATCCGCATCCGCCCTTGTTGCCGGTCGATCCGCTGTCACGCGCCCGGGTGCGTCTTGCGGTCCGGCGCATCGAACGCGACTGGTTGTCGCAGGTCGAGGCGATCCAGACCGGGAGCAAGGCGGTTGCCGAGGCTGCCCGCAAGCGTCTGCGCGAAGGTCTTGTCGCCACGTTGCCGGCGTTCAAAGCCTCGAAGTTCTTCCTGAATCCCGAGATGAGTCTGGCCGACTGCGCACTGGCACCCTTGATCTGGCGATTGCCATCGCTGTCGGTGCAATTGCCCAAGGAAGCCCAGGTCATCATTGACTATGGCGAACGCATTTTCCGCAATCCTGCATTCACTCGCAGCATGACCGATACCGAAAAGCAGCTGCGCCCTTGA